Part of the Sorghum bicolor cultivar BTx623 chromosome 1, Sorghum_bicolor_NCBIv3, whole genome shotgun sequence genome, ATCTAGTGACCCTCCTGTGCATGCTATGCAAGGCAGTGCATATGATCTAGTCTCACCCTGTGCATTCTATTTCTATGCCTTGAACACCTAATTGATTGATTGATGTGCAGCGTATGATCGATCATATATGGCCTTCTTTCACGCTTCGTGGCCATCGATCATGGTAATCATCCCACGGGCTCTGTCTTTACCGTCACGGCTACTAATCCTGGGAAAatctcctctgtttcttctttgTTTCGACTCAGATCAGCAAGATATATGGGGCAGTGCAGGAGTGCGGCAGCTACGTACACTCCACTGCAAGTGCAACATCTACGTGCCCCACCGTCAGTTCAGACTTGAAAGACTGAAACTGATGAAACCACATGAACCCAAAGACGTACTAGTACCTGCAGGCAGGCACACATGGCTGGCAGCTTGGACCAAACTGGCACGGGACGAAACGGAGAGGCTTGGGGAGGTAGAAGTAGAACGGGGAAGAACCGTCCAGAAAGATTCTCTATTCTCCTCACGTCCCTTgtccgtttgcatggaacgaagGCCAACTGATCCGCATCCTGCTCGGCTCGCTTGCCTCAATTGCTCCCATCCTTCCACCGATTCCCGTTCCCCTTCCGGAGGTGGAGGAGAAAAACTGATCGATGCAGCTCATCAGATCAGGGCTAGAACTAGAAGTGTCAATGGATTCATGGATACGCCGCCATCGTAGCATCAGGTAGATGCAGAGTGTGGCAGGCATCCACCAATTATTGGTGATTGGTCTAAACTCTTCTCCTCTCCAACTCCAACTCCAGCTTCTGCTTTTGCTAGGACGGATGGCAACGGTAGTAGGACCAGCAAGCCATTATGCTCACTGCTCCTGGCAGCTCTCTCTCCCTGTTTCTTTTTGTGTTTGGGCGTCCAGGAGAAGAGAACCCAGGGGAACGGGCATCCTCGTTGGCATCTCTGAAATCGGTTTCTTTGATCAAAACGTACACAAGAGTTCATCTGAAGCTGAATTAGATCGGGAGTGCTTCAAACCCTTTCTGTTGGGTGTTCATGATTTACGACGAGGACGAGGCATCATCACCTTTTGTGTTTGTACTACCCTTGATTCATCAACATTTTTGGACACAGTTTCTTGATGAGCAGAGCACCTTTTCCAGTTCTTTACCAAAAAAAAGGAAGTGCAACAAGACGATTCATCAAACAGATACTCGTAGATTGACGGCAGATCTCAAATGTTATTCCTTTTGGCAGAGCAGAGGAGAAACACAAAAGGGAAAGCAACAATCCTTGGAAAACTTTGTCATCATCCCCTCCCCCTtctctcctgctgctgctgctacaaaAACATCTCATCTCGCCCATCATCgtcatcatgatcatcatcgccATGATAGTAGTACTACTAAATACTAatcatacaaaaaaaaaaatccagatCCAATGAACACCCCTGCCACCTCAAATTTTCCCCACCCATTTCTCTACACAAACGCCCACCCTTATTTCTCTTCTTGCTTTTTTTTATGGttttttcttcttgttgttgtCATGTTTATGTTACAGCGGCCGCCGGTTCCTCTagctggatttttttttttggtgatcACTAGACTAGAAGGAATGGTGGATCCGTCCGTCGGCTCATCAGGCGGCGACGATGCCGGTGGTGAAGAAGATCTGCCCGCTGCCGCTGCACGGCGACCCGGCCATCTCCGCCGCGGCAGACTTCTTGGGCACGTCGGCGGCGGAagacatggcggcggcggcggcggcgcggcgcttCCGCTCCTTCTCCTCCTGGAACTCGTCGCTCACGATGGCGTGGTACCGGCACTCCATGCTGCAGAAGGCGCGCTCGCCGCGGTACATGAAGATGTCCTTCCCGTCCAGCGCCCGCCGGCACATGTCGCAGCACGACAGGAACTCCGCCACGCGGAACGCGGAAGGCCGCCTGGCGGACGCcgtgccaccgccgccgcacAGGCTGGTGGCGCACCGCCCGCTGCACCCGAGCTCCGACACCTCCAGCCGCGCCGCGCGACGCGGGATGGACACCCTCGGCACCGCCAGCGCGGCGGCGGGCTGCGCGCGCGGGCCCTCCTCGGCCTCCAGCGCCGCGAGGATCCCGAGCCCGACGCCCCCGACGGCGTCGCGGTGGCGCCACCCGCGGGGCGACGCGCGGTCCAGCGGGCTCGTCGGCGACGGCAGCAGGCCGTCGGGCTTCCACTGCGGGATCTCTAGCTTGCGCGCCATGGTCATGGTCCTCGCCTTCTCCACCATATGCTGCCGCCCTCGCTGTTGGTTGGGACGCGGAAGAAGAGAAGAGGTTCTCGCTGGCTGGGGCGCCCGTGCGTGCTCCGGTGTCCTTGGCTGGCTGCCTAGCGCTGCTCCTCCCTGGCTTGGTGGTTGTCCAAACCAGAGACCAGAGGAGGAGAGGTTGGAGGAGcacaagaggaagaggaaggcgAGGAAGTGGGAGGAAGAGAGGGGGAGTGGTTTCCTGTATTTGTAGCCCCTGGCAACGGCGGTTTCCGGCCTTGCTGTGGGTTTTCTTTTCCTGCTATTattatcttttttttatttgtatGCGCTATATTTCTATTTTTAATAGCAGTTTTGTTGGCTTCCCTGTGCGGCTAGAGGAACACGGAGCGGTTGCACTATCTGTACGCCAGCTTGTACAACCAGGTTTTAAAGTAAGTTTTAACTCGAATGTTGTAATAATAACTTAATTTTAGAAATATATACCATCAAACTGACTACTACACTTCAATATCACTAGAAAACATATTTTTTTAagatatatactccctccgttccaaaaaaaaaacgtaATTCTAGCGATGAACCTAGACATTATGTATGTTCAGATTCATTACTAGAATTGCGTTTATTtgtaggacggagggagtacaagtTTTGTCGGTCTATTATCTTCTCTATTGTACTGTTCTACCATCTTTGTACTAAGTTCTCGCCAAACATATATCACATTCTTTTTCTTATTCGATGGCCAAGCTCGATACGACACTGAAGGAGAGTTGTGGAAACTAATAGATTGAGTAAGCAAGCCATGAAGTAGTGCAAGCTAGGTGTTAGATTCAGACATTGAAGGTCATGCAATGAATCAGAGCGTGGGTTGTGCATCTTCTGGCTTCTATTTAGAAATTAGGACACAACTCATCTGATCCCATCCTCAAGTCTAGAGCATCCTAAGAAGGTGTAGATTTTATGGTGGTTTGCTACTCTCTTCTTATCACCGAAACACGAACGAGCTTGGTTTATGTTAAAAGAGACTCGATCAGCCATCAACAACCTCGGGTCCTTGGTTTAGGTTAGGAGGGACTTGGTTTGAGGTGAAATAACTTCATTTGGTGACTTGCACGTCAATGTGGACTATTGAGTAACTAGATCATTAGCCATTGAGGAACTCAAATTTGGTAAGGTAGAGCTCAATCTAGATTTGATTTGGGTTGAACAGTGATTGGTTTCGTTACGAGGAGAAAGaaagagctttgtttgatggatTGAAGGTTTGACTTGTGCATTTGGCTACTTAACTTTGGTAATGGGAaatagtaaggccttgtttagttcgcaaaaattttcaagattccccgtcacatcgaatctttggtcgcatgcatggagcattaaatatagacaaaaataaaaactaactacacagtttacctgtaatttgtgaaatgaatcttttaagcctagttactccgtgattagacaatgtttgtcaaataaaaacgaaatgctacagtactcaaaaacaaaaaaatttgcgaactaaacaaggtctaactaGAGATGTTGTGGTATTGTTCATAGGTGCGCTGGTCAATGCGATTTATATACAAAAAGGCAAGAAGGTTTCTTTAGCTTTAGTGGAAGTGATGAAGAAATGGATGAAAAATGACACTGGTATATATATAGGATGATGTGGTCTTTTGTGGTATTAAAGTGTACCACCatgtttagtttttattttgtaGAAGTCGAACCTATTAGTGCCAAAGCAAACACTAATTGCCTTCATGATACTCCCTTGATTTTTGCAAATACTCATCCATAGCAAACCATGCATACAGATAGAGCAAGAAAATACTACTCCATTCGTTCTGAATTATACGATgtcttggcttttctagatatacttttttactatatatttagacataagtgcatagcaaaagcaaTAACTAGAAAAGCCAAGACGTcttatatatctagaaaagtcaaaatgtCTCATATTTTGAAACAAAAGAGAGAGTACTTTCAAGATAAAAAGGCAATGTAAATAGACATCCATATCCTTATTCAATTAAACTATGCCGCCATATTTCTTCTATCAAAGCATTTAGTTAGACATAAGAGTAAAAACCTTATAATAATAACTACCAATTCGACAGTGTCATGGTAATTATTGTTATCAAATTATATTTTCTATCAAACGGACATATATATTGTAGAACAAATGAAGCAAGATACTCCATATTTTATTCGTATATAACATGGctggaaagaaagaaaaacgtgTAGGATACGAGCGTACGAGTAGCAATCAGCTGCGGGTGGTGGAGGTGGGGGCGGAAGGCGACGGGAATAGGACGATCTGTTCGCTGAAAACCATGGACTCATCAGAGAGAAAAATGGTGTGCTGCGCTGGCTGATGGAGCAGCATGGGAGTCTGCCACGGCCAATACATCACTTCACGTCACCTCACGTCGTGTCGTTTTCCTCTTTTCCTCCCAGTTCCTGCCACTTTATCAAGGCCTTGTTAAGTACTGTAACCCGTTATCGTCGCTAAACTCTGATGTTTCCGGTAAACTCGGGTGTCATCTCATCTCCTCCTCatcatcaaggccttgtttagttttgaaatctgaaaagttttcgcgcactttcgtttttatttgataaatattatccaatcataaattaactaggcttaaaagattcatctcgcgatttacaggtaaaccgtgcaattagtttttattttcgtctatatttaatactgtcgtaagattcgatgtgacgagaaattttgaaaagattttggtttttggagtgaactaaacaaggccaagtcaGTACTGGTTCTCATTCCGTGAAGAATGGCTGGTCTTCTGGATCTCCATGATGTCAGTTGCTCCTCTTTACATCAGAGAGGTCTGAGTAGTAGGCACAGTTTTTTTCCTGAAGAATGGCGAAATACGTACTCGGTCAGTGTTATTTTGATCTTTAGGGCACGTACAACGCGTAGCTGTCTGTATGTTgtgttttttgcaaaataatccCTGGCGAGCTAGAGACAGAGCTTGGTCGTCGTCTCGTGCTCCAAGGCCAAATCGACGCTGCCCCTCCTGCTGTACCAGCTGTTGCGAGCTATCGCCGGCATCGCCTGATCTAGTGCTCCGCGTGTTAAATCCATTGTCTCAGGGGCGGAAGGGGAAGACATGCATGCGACAAATCCCCATCGTCGGCAGTAGCAGGGATGAACGGCAAGTTCCCCTCGTCGGCAGCGTCGGCACCGGCCCCGGCGATGcacagcataagcaccaacaaCCGAGCCCGAGCCTGATGTCCATGGCGACCGCGGTGCGCTCGCACGCGATGCCGCCGCGCACAACATCCATGGAGGGGACGTGCTGTCGCTGCTGCTCTGTGCGGCTGCTTGTAGTTTAGGTGCTCGATGAAATGCCCAGTCAGTCTAAAATGCTAGTTCAATTGTCTATGCTATTTCTATATTAACTAGTCATGATCAATGAAAGTACTATATTTGTGTCTTGTGTTATTAGGTTCATctttgtatataatatatattatattaatGTTTTTAAAATATTATAATTATGTTCAtcattatatataatatatattacaCTGATGGTTTTGAAATATTGTAATTATATTCATCTTATGATGGTATACAATTTGATATTCATAATTGATCTTAGCTACATACAGATTATTAAACGGTTTATAGACATACCTCTGTCTATTGGTTGTATGATCTGTCTTTATGATAAATTCGAGACGTTTAGAGATGGAACCCGTCTCTAAGTTGTACATGCCCTTACCCATCATCGGCACCGGAAGGAAATGAAACGAGGTTTGGACCAATCCTAGGAATCAAATGACTGGTAGGAGTAGTCAGTCGTGCAGTGATGCGTCCACCAAAACCACTCTTCAGCTGATCGATCACACTTTTGCTCAGCCAGCGGTGGGCCCAGTGGCCACTGCCCCAGTGCCTCCGGTGAATGCCATGAGGACGCGGTAAACATAGCAAAATATCTGCGAGGTTGGAGTAGCCGTGATAAAACGTGTCCCTTTCCGGCTGTCAATTGGAAATCGGCATCCATCCACGTAGCCTGGCCAATCACTTTTACCTGTGACTAAACCGTCCTAATGGGACCAGCTAAACCCTCGATTAGAATTAGAATACAATCAGGTCGCCGACACCACCATTGAACCTTCTAGAGAGATACAGAGAGCGCGACGCAAGCCAGCATCGTGTCCCGCTACAGTGGCAGTGGCCAGTCGGATACTGTCTCTGGCAGGTGGACCCCACAGCACTCACTCGCAAGCCGCGGCGCCGGCCAATCAGGTCACGTTGGGCCATGGGACTGGCTCGCCTGGGAGTCGGAGCCCGCGGCCAAAGCCACACTGCCTGACGCTGATGCGccccccgcccgcccgcccgtgtGGGTGTGCCTGCCGATGGGGGACGCGTGCGAGGACACGCGTAGGCGAGCCGGGGGAAGGGGCTCGTCTCGTGTCCCCGGCCGTGCGCACACGGCATCGCATGCACGGATCTGGGCTGCCACGCggggagagggggggggggtctcCTGGGAACGCGTGCCGCGCCACGTACTGCTCGTACCGTACGCTGCGCGGCCGCGCGTaccctctctctctttttttttttttttttgatgatgAGATGAGAAGGGAACATAGAGGGGCCCTCGTCTTTTATTCCCCTCGGTGATGGTGTGGCCGTTGTCCCCTTCACTTCGCTTCGCCTCGTCCGGCTGGTGGTGAGGATGACTCCGGTTTTGGAGCGGGGCGGCCGATTGGGAGGAATGGACGGGAATACCCCCCCTCCTCGCCGGTTTCCTGGATTCCGTTCCGCCCACTGTACGCCTGGAGTGTGGACCCTGTTTCTGGTTCTGTGGGCTGGCCGTTGGATCGGATATGGGCCGAGACGCAATGCACAAGATGTGCTGCACTATATCagactactactactgctgctgctgtagCTTGATTGAGTTGTATGAGCGCATCTGGCCTGGCAATGACTCGAATTAGCACCGCTGCTCTTGGTTAGAGGGCGATGCTCTACGTACTAGTACTTTTTTGTGCTTAGGGGGGGTTTTTTTTGACACTGTAGTTTTTAAACCCTTTAGCTCAAGATCTCAACTCTCTAGCTTTTGATTTGTAATTGACGTTTTCCACTAGTTACTGCTTTATTATTTCTAATTGACTTTTGTAGTAAGTTTTTAGTTTCTCAGCATACAAAAAATCAGCAAAAAGAAAACTGCTCAAAACATGTTTCCGGTTTTACTTCATTTCCATGTTAGCTCGTGGATAACAGAAACCATCAAAAGCTAAAACACAAAACAAACCCTTCGATAGTTGGTGCGATTCTAATAACAAAATTACTGTTTTTTTAATAGAGGTGGGACCCAATTAGAGGTGACTGCTTGTGGCTTATGAGTTTTATTTTATTGTCTCTTCTTCTATTGCTCTTGCTCCGATGGCCATTGTTGTCTCCACTGAAATCCCTATGTCGTCGCCCACGTCCACCATCTAGAGCTCCACATTTTGTCACCGGGGTGTGTAATGATAATGGTGGGCATTAGCGATGGAGGTGGGAGGAAGGGCTCTAACTCTAAGGTGGAATGGGCAGCGGTGGTTTGGATGGTGGCACTTAAGTTGCAGGCGGGAATCGACATGGATGAGCCGAGTTTTGCTCTAAAAATATAAGCGGGCGAGAATGGTTGGAGGACTGATCCTAGCTTCGGTAACTTCTACATCTGAATATACGTACCCTAGATAGATAATAAAATGTATGTATCTTTAAAAGTAATGACTTACGATTTGgaatacttttttttttgcttaaaATAAGGTTATCTTTATTAAAAGTAGTGACTTACAATTTCAGTCTACTCCCGGCCGCGAACCGCTGACCAACTCCGTGACTATAATCCGAGCTGCCGGGTAGCATATCCTTGATTCCTTCCTTGTGTTTCTGCATCCATCGCTAATAAGCACATCttcattatctttatttattaaaccCAACGTATACGCTCACTGTATCTCGCAATCGACAGATGAAATCTGTGGACTCCGCTACAGGTACAGCGGATCATAATATATAATTCTCCTGTTTCGCTGTCACTAGAACCTCGcctcttttatttatttttctgtcAGGAAACAATAAGTTGCACTCGTAGCCGTCGTCACCGTCAGAATAAATAAAAACTGCACCCGTAGACAGACGCGTTCTACGTGTGCAACAATGCGGGCCTTGGAGCTCAGCGTCCCGTCGCGTGAATCTGTGTACCGTGTGCCCGCTACACAGCCTCAGCCCTCAGCTCCGTCGTCGTGGACTCGTGGTAGCGGCGGCAGGGGCATTTTGGTCTTCTTAGACCCTGTTTAGTTactcacctaaaattttttttatccatcccatcgaatctttggacacatacatggaacattaaatgtagataaaaaaataaactaattacacagtttagttgaaaatcgcgagacgaattttttaagtccagttactctatgattagctttaagtgctacagtaactcacatgtgctaacGATAGACTAATTATGCTTAATGAATTTGTTTtgtagtttcctgacgagctacgaaatttatttttttattagttttctaaaaacctctctcCATATCTTTAGGGTGACGgaaaaaaaaatttcatctcGAAGGCTAGCTGAAACAGCGACGCGCCCTGTCCTCGCGGGGAAGTCCACCCTCCCGGTCACGTGGCCCTCGCCCGCGTGTGCGCCCGCCATTCGCCGAGGGGACGCTAGGCCCGCACGCCCggccccaccccaccccaccccgcGCGCTACACGACAGGGACGCACCACGTCAGGCCGGGACCCTTCCTGACGTTGACGCATGCCACCCACCACTAATGGCCCTGGGGACCACCTCCGGGTCCGCGTTATTTGCGTCCAGACCCCTGTGAGTCATCAACGTAGGAGTACGTGTAGTACCCTCGTACTACTCCGTAGTACCGAAAAGCTCAAGAGGGCGTGACCGCAAAATGTGGCGAGCCGGCGGGGCCCGCGTGGCGGTGAGGCGGGAGGAAAGCGACAGGAGTAGGTGGTGTACTCTCTACGTTCACTGTACTCAATAATTTCCCCCCGCTTGCAGTGTCCTCACGCGCGGTTGGGCCCCATCACTACCCGTGGAGGGGCCCGCGGTTGGTGGGCCCAGAAGCCTTGAAACCTGCGCACTGTATACCAGTCGCCGTCCGTGATGAGTCTGCTGCCGTGTGATGAGTGATAGACTTTGGAGGCCCCGGGTGGGTCCCGCTCAGGACAGGGACGCTGCCGGAGCGCCGGGTCCCACTGACCCATGATCTATCTATCTGTCCGTGGCTCGCTCCCAAATTGCGCAGGCATTCGCGTAGGACGAAAAGTTGTTTGAATTTTGGCCAaaatttagaccttgtttagttctaaattttttttaaaattcttctttggtcatatgcatggagcactaaatatatacgaaaataaaaactaattatataatttacctttaatttgtgagataaatcttttgaacctaattactTCGTaatcggacaatatttgtcaaataataacgaaagtgctacgttagccaaaaaccaaaatttttgcaaactaaataaGG contains:
- the LOC8080433 gene encoding uncharacterized protein LOC8080433, coding for MVEKARTMTMARKLEIPQWKPDGLLPSPTSPLDRASPRGWRHRDAVGGVGLGILAALEAEEGPRAQPAAALAVPRVSIPRRAARLEVSELGCSGRCATSLCGGGGTASARRPSAFRVAEFLSCCDMCRRALDGKDIFMYRGERAFCSMECRYHAIVSDEFQEEKERKRRAAAAAAMSSAADVPKKSAAAEMAGSPCSGSGQIFFTTGIVAA